The following are encoded together in the Vicinamibacterales bacterium genome:
- a CDS encoding ABC transporter permease: MIPTLLRVSWTNLKRDRVAQALTFLLPILFFSIFATVFGNQGRDGTSRVRIAVVDEDGSELSRRIVAGLQQETALRVRVSADQAGQGATLTRAAAEQLVKNGDVPVAVVLPKGIGASATAFTRDPAAPRIQLLADVSDPVAPQMVNGLLQKVTMTAAPDLMMQGGIQQFEQHAGVLTPGQRSAVDAWLPQLKPAAGSAASAGAAGSFGVGVETVDVMRQGRSESLVSFYAAGVGVMFLLFSVSAGGGTLLDEVDSGTLDRVLSTRVGMSGLLVGKWLFLALVGVLQLTVMFVWGRVAFGLDLFSHVPGFLIMTLVTAGAAAAFGLMLATLARTRAQLSAISTIIILTMSALGGSMFPRFLMSETMQKLGLLTFNGWALDGYLKVFWRDAPVLALWPQVAVLIALTAVFLALARTFARRWETA, encoded by the coding sequence ATGATTCCGACGCTGCTGCGGGTGAGCTGGACGAATCTCAAGCGCGACCGCGTCGCGCAGGCGCTGACGTTCCTCCTGCCGATCCTCTTCTTCTCGATCTTCGCGACCGTGTTCGGCAATCAGGGGCGCGACGGCACGTCGCGGGTCCGCATCGCCGTCGTCGACGAGGACGGCAGCGAGCTGAGCCGGCGGATCGTCGCCGGGCTGCAGCAGGAGACGGCGCTTCGGGTGCGCGTCAGTGCCGACCAGGCGGGCCAGGGCGCCACTCTGACGCGCGCCGCCGCCGAACAGTTGGTGAAGAACGGCGACGTTCCCGTGGCGGTGGTGCTGCCCAAGGGCATCGGCGCGTCGGCGACCGCGTTCACGCGCGATCCGGCAGCGCCGCGGATTCAGCTCCTCGCGGACGTGTCCGATCCGGTCGCGCCCCAGATGGTCAACGGACTGCTGCAGAAGGTGACGATGACCGCGGCGCCCGATCTGATGATGCAGGGGGGCATCCAGCAGTTCGAGCAGCACGCGGGCGTGCTGACGCCGGGACAGCGCAGCGCCGTCGACGCCTGGCTGCCGCAGCTGAAACCGGCAGCGGGCAGCGCCGCGTCCGCCGGCGCGGCGGGCAGCTTCGGCGTCGGTGTCGAGACGGTGGACGTGATGCGGCAGGGACGATCGGAAAGCCTGGTGTCGTTCTATGCCGCCGGCGTCGGCGTGATGTTCCTGCTGTTCTCCGTTTCCGCCGGGGGCGGCACGCTCCTCGACGAAGTGGATTCCGGCACGCTGGACCGCGTCCTCTCCACCCGGGTCGGCATGAGCGGGCTGCTGGTGGGCAAGTGGCTGTTCCTCGCGCTGGTGGGCGTGCTGCAGCTCACGGTGATGTTCGTGTGGGGGCGTGTCGCGTTCGGTCTGGATCTGTTCAGCCACGTGCCCGGGTTCCTGATCATGACGCTGGTCACTGCCGGCGCGGCCGCGGCATTCGGCCTGATGCTGGCGACGCTGGCGCGCACGCGCGCGCAGCTCTCGGCGATCTCGACGATCATCATCCTGACGATGTCGGCGCTCGGCGGGAGCATGTTCCCCCGCTTTCTCATGAGCGAGACGATGCAGAAGCTCGGGCTGCTCACGTTCAACGGCTGGGCGCTCGACGGATACCTGAAGGTCTTCTGGCGCGACGCGCCGGTGCTGGCGCTGTGGCCGCAGGTGGCGGTGCTGATCGCGCTGACCGCCGTGTTCCTGGCGCTCGCGCGGACGTTCGCGCGCCGCTGGGAAACGGCGTAG
- a CDS encoding ABC transporter ATP-binding protein: MSMHDVLTIQGARKKFGPVAALDGASLALREGEMLALLGPNGAGKTTLIRAISGRVQLDAGEIRLFGTPLTGRTTPPELGIVPQELAIYPSLTARENLEAFARLQGLRGGDVDAQVKWALTVTALDDRAREPVKAFSGGMKRRLNIACGVIHRPRVVLLDEPTVGVDPQSRERIYDMLGELTRAGVSLLLTTHHLEEAEARCSRTVIIDHGKVIAAGTLPELVDRTVGRHRIVTLRVNAPLPATLPGVDAAADDPRVLRARVTNVARELPALLAAVAQQSRDVEDVDVRGPSLQAVFIHLTGRELRE, from the coding sequence ATGTCCATGCATGACGTCCTGACGATCCAGGGGGCGCGCAAGAAGTTCGGCCCCGTCGCCGCGCTGGACGGCGCCAGCCTGGCCCTGCGCGAGGGAGAAATGCTGGCGCTGCTCGGACCCAACGGCGCCGGCAAGACGACGCTCATCCGCGCCATTTCCGGGCGCGTGCAGCTCGACGCCGGGGAGATCCGCTTGTTCGGCACGCCGTTGACGGGGCGCACGACTCCGCCGGAGCTGGGCATCGTCCCGCAGGAGCTCGCCATCTATCCGTCGCTCACGGCCCGCGAGAACCTCGAAGCGTTCGCGCGCCTGCAGGGTCTGAGGGGCGGCGACGTCGACGCGCAGGTGAAGTGGGCATTGACGGTGACGGCGCTGGACGACCGGGCGCGCGAGCCGGTGAAAGCGTTCTCCGGGGGCATGAAGCGGCGGCTCAACATCGCCTGCGGCGTCATCCACCGGCCGCGCGTCGTGCTGCTCGACGAGCCGACCGTCGGCGTCGATCCGCAGAGCCGCGAGCGGATTTACGACATGCTGGGCGAGCTCACCCGCGCCGGCGTCTCGCTCCTGCTCACGACCCACCATCTCGAGGAGGCCGAAGCGCGCTGCTCGCGGACGGTGATCATCGATCACGGCAAGGTGATCGCCGCCGGCACGCTGCCCGAGCTGGTCGATCGCACGGTCGGACGCCATCGCATCGTGACGCTCCGGGTGAACGCGCCGCTGCCGGCCACGCTGCCCGGCGTCGACGCCGCCGCGGACGATCCGCGCGTGCTGCGGGCGCGGGTGACGAACGTCGCGCGCGAACTGCCGGCCCTGCTCGCCGCGGTGGCGCAACAGAGCAGGGACGTCGAGGACGTCGACGTGCGCGGCCCGAGCCTGCAGGCGGTGTTCATTCATCTGACCGGAAGGGAGCTGCGGGAATGA
- a CDS encoding lipocalin-like domain-containing protein, whose product MRERLIGSWRLVSYETKDAAGRTGRPYGNAVGRISYDANGNMTGQVMRPDRPAVEPGTEHAHQARTAFLGYIAYFGTYDVAPDGRSVVHHVQGALNPAWVGGDQVRQMRFDGDRLILSTVTRKDGAALIHELTWERC is encoded by the coding sequence ATGAGGGAACGGCTGATCGGCAGCTGGCGCCTGGTGTCGTACGAGACGAAGGACGCCGCCGGACGAACCGGGCGCCCTTACGGCAACGCTGTCGGGCGGATCTCGTACGACGCGAACGGCAACATGACCGGTCAAGTGATGCGTCCGGACCGGCCGGCGGTCGAGCCCGGCACGGAGCACGCACACCAGGCGCGAACCGCGTTCCTCGGCTACATCGCGTACTTCGGCACGTATGACGTCGCGCCGGACGGCCGCTCGGTAGTGCATCACGTGCAGGGAGCGTTGAATCCCGCCTGGGTCGGCGGCGATCAGGTGCGGCAGATGCGGTTCGACGGGGACCGGTTGATCCTGAGCACGGTGACGCGGAAAGACGGCGCCGCGCTGATCCACGAGCTCACGTGGGAGCGGTGTTGA
- a CDS encoding nitrilase-related carbon-nitrogen hydrolase encodes MKIALIQQSASHDKADNVRRGLEAVDAAATQGAALVVFAELAFERFHPQRPADGDPLRLAEPVPGPVTEAFAERARRHGVVIVLNLYERDGARAYDCSPVIDADGRLLGRTRMVHITEYACFHEQGYYTPGDTGAPVYDTRAGRIGVAICYDRHYPEYMRALAVAGADLVVVPQAGAVGEWPEGLYEAELQVAAFQNGYYTALCNRVGDEDCLTFSGESFVCAPDGRVIARAPALRDAVLYAGVDLGAASRSHARRLFMRDRRPELYADWIAR; translated from the coding sequence GTGAAGATCGCGCTCATCCAGCAATCCGCGTCGCACGACAAGGCCGACAACGTCCGGCGAGGCCTCGAGGCAGTCGATGCCGCCGCGACGCAGGGGGCGGCGCTCGTCGTCTTCGCCGAGCTCGCGTTCGAGCGGTTCCACCCGCAGCGTCCGGCCGACGGGGATCCGCTGCGGCTGGCCGAGCCGGTGCCCGGGCCGGTGACCGAGGCGTTTGCCGAGCGGGCGCGCCGGCACGGCGTGGTCATCGTGCTCAACCTCTACGAGCGCGACGGCGCGCGCGCGTACGACTGCTCGCCGGTGATCGACGCCGACGGCCGCCTGCTCGGACGGACCCGCATGGTGCACATCACCGAGTACGCCTGTTTCCACGAACAGGGGTATTACACGCCGGGCGACACGGGCGCGCCGGTGTACGACACGCGCGCCGGCCGCATCGGTGTCGCGATCTGCTATGACCGCCACTATCCCGAATACATGCGCGCGCTGGCCGTCGCCGGGGCGGACCTGGTCGTGGTCCCGCAGGCTGGCGCGGTCGGCGAGTGGCCCGAGGGGCTCTACGAAGCCGAGCTCCAGGTTGCGGCGTTTCAGAACGGCTACTACACGGCGTTGTGCAACCGCGTCGGCGACGAGGACTGCCTGACGTTCTCGGGCGAGTCGTTCGTCTGCGCCCCCGACGGCCGCGTCATCGCGCGCGCGCCGGCGCTGCGCGATGCGGTGCTCTACGCCGGCGTGGATCTCGGCGCAGCCTCGCGCTCGCATGCCAGGCGGTTGTTCATGCGCGATCGCCGGCCCGAGTTGTACGCGGACTGGATCGCGCGATGA
- a CDS encoding type I restriction endonuclease produces the protein MNKKELSERDICTKFITPALRAAGWDEQTQLREEVSFTKGRVIVRGKLVSRGAAKRADYILYYKPNIPLAVIEAKDNTCGIGDGLQQALGYAHTLDLPFVFSSNGDGFVFHDRTATEGDIERNLGLGEFPSPATLWAKYRAWKGLPAEADPVVLQDYYDDGSGRTPRYYQASAVNAATEAIAKGQNRLLLVMATGTGKT, from the coding sequence ATGAACAAGAAGGAGCTCAGCGAGCGCGACATCTGTACGAAGTTCATCACTCCGGCGCTTCGCGCGGCTGGATGGGATGAGCAGACGCAGCTGCGCGAGGAAGTCAGTTTTACGAAAGGGCGCGTGATCGTCCGCGGCAAGCTCGTCTCACGCGGCGCTGCCAAGCGGGCCGACTACATCCTCTACTACAAACCGAACATCCCCCTCGCTGTCATCGAAGCCAAGGACAACACCTGCGGCATTGGCGACGGTTTGCAGCAGGCCCTGGGCTACGCGCACACGCTGGACCTGCCGTTCGTCTTCTCGTCCAACGGCGACGGCTTCGTCTTCCACGATCGCACCGCCACTGAAGGCGACATCGAGCGAAATCTGGGCCTCGGCGAGTTCCCTTCCCCTGCGACGCTCTGGGCGAAGTACCGAGCGTGGAAAGGCCTCCCGGCCGAGGCCGATCCCGTCGTCCTCCAGGACTACTACGACGACGGGAGTGGTCGGACGCCGCGGTATTACCAGGCGAGCGCAGTCAATGCCGCCACCGAGGCAATCGCCAAGGGTCAGAACCGGCTGCTGCTGGTCATGGCGACCGGTACGGGCAAGACCTA
- a CDS encoding carboxylesterase family protein, translated as MLRALATAALVWLAAAAPQPAADRVTTAAGPIEGAGAVDGVRSFKGIPFAAPPVGRLRWQAPQPVPQWKEVRPAKAFGNQCMQRRLFGDMVFRAAGMSEDCLYLNVWTPATRASERLPVLVYFYGGGFVAGDGSEPRYDGAALARRGLVTLTVNYRLNVFGFLAHPELSQESPRRTSGNYGLLDQVAALQWVRDNIAAFGGDPRKVTIAGESAGSISVSALMASPLSRGLIAGAIGESGAAMPPTWTPLPLAEAETAGLAFTKLLGDAPFSEVRALPADRVLEATAGPAAARFPIVIDGYFLPKTLNEIFAAGQQAQVPLLAGWNSQESGPGAVLGRGNPPTPENFTRAVRQIFNDTTDEALRHYPATTPEQVQQSATDLAGDRFIGFSTWKWVTLHGRGGKPPVYRYFYTRPRPAMRPEKGNAGPAGGAAHSAEIEYALGNLGTNEVYAWTPDDYKVSETFQGYVVNFVKTGNPNGSGLPPWPATNAGSEQQVLRIDVVTKADPDKYRERYLFLDRFYSVK; from the coding sequence ATGTTGAGAGCGCTCGCGACCGCCGCGCTGGTGTGGCTCGCCGCCGCCGCCCCGCAGCCCGCCGCCGATCGGGTGACCACCGCCGCCGGGCCGATCGAAGGCGCCGGGGCCGTCGACGGGGTACGCAGTTTCAAGGGCATCCCATTCGCGGCGCCGCCGGTCGGACGCCTCCGGTGGCAGGCGCCGCAGCCGGTGCCGCAGTGGAAAGAGGTGCGGCCGGCGAAGGCGTTCGGCAACCAGTGCATGCAGCGGCGCCTGTTCGGCGACATGGTCTTCCGCGCCGCCGGGATGAGCGAAGACTGCCTGTATCTGAACGTCTGGACCCCGGCGACGCGCGCCTCCGAACGGCTGCCCGTGCTCGTCTATTTCTATGGCGGCGGCTTCGTCGCCGGCGACGGATCGGAGCCGCGCTATGACGGCGCGGCACTGGCGCGGCGCGGGCTGGTGACGCTGACCGTGAACTATCGCCTCAACGTGTTCGGCTTCCTCGCCCATCCGGAGCTGAGCCAGGAGTCGCCGCGGCGGACGTCCGGGAACTACGGCCTGCTCGACCAGGTCGCGGCGCTGCAATGGGTGCGCGACAACATCGCCGCGTTCGGCGGCGATCCGCGGAAGGTCACGATCGCCGGGGAGTCAGCCGGCTCGATCTCGGTCAGCGCGCTGATGGCGTCGCCGCTGTCCAGGGGCCTGATCGCCGGAGCCATCGGCGAGAGCGGCGCCGCCATGCCGCCGACCTGGACGCCGCTGCCGCTGGCGGAGGCCGAGACCGCCGGCCTCGCGTTCACCAAGCTGCTCGGGGACGCCCCGTTCTCCGAGGTCCGCGCCCTCCCCGCCGACCGCGTGCTCGAGGCGACCGCCGGTCCCGCCGCGGCCCGCTTTCCGATCGTCATCGACGGCTACTTCCTGCCGAAGACCCTGAACGAGATCTTCGCGGCCGGGCAGCAGGCGCAGGTGCCGCTGCTGGCCGGCTGGAACTCGCAGGAGAGCGGCCCCGGCGCGGTGCTCGGCCGCGGCAACCCACCGACGCCGGAGAATTTCACGCGGGCGGTCCGCCAGATCTTCAACGACACGACCGACGAGGCGTTGCGCCACTATCCGGCGACGACGCCGGAGCAGGTGCAACAGTCGGCGACCGATCTGGCCGGCGATCGCTTCATCGGCTTCAGCACCTGGAAGTGGGTGACGCTGCACGGCCGCGGCGGCAAGCCGCCGGTGTATCGCTACTTCTACACGCGGCCGCGTCCGGCGATGCGACCCGAAAAGGGGAACGCCGGCCCGGCCGGGGGCGCGGCGCATTCCGCCGAAATCGAATATGCGCTGGGGAATCTCGGCACGAACGAGGTGTACGCGTGGACGCCGGACGACTACAAAGTGTCGGAGACGTTCCAGGGCTACGTCGTGAACTTCGTCAAGACCGGCAATCCGAACGGCAGCGGGCTGCCGCCGTGGCCGGCGACGAACGCGGGAAGCGAGCAGCAGGTCCTGCGGATCGATGTGGTCACGAAGGCCGACCCGGACAAGTACCGCGAGCGCTACCTGTTTCTCGATCGGTTCTACTCGGTGAAATAG
- a CDS encoding beta-propeller fold lactonase family protein, whose product MRMSSLRGSLWPLLGVAALLAACNRSPAPQQSAATPAPAPAAAPAAGPRVYVTDETGSRVVVIDPASRQVVRSIDVGKRPRGIAVSRDGRLIYVALSGSPIAGPGVDESKLPPADRAADGIGVIDLASGTLVRKYQSGQDPETFALSNDGRMMFISNEETAELSALDLESGAIKARVKIGEEPEGVTIRPDGRIVYVTCEGTNEVVGVDVATLKVVAHVPTGPRPRSIAFDREGRTGFVTAENAASITIFDAATHTVTKTLQIPKAPANPIPARPMGQVLSPDGARLFVTLGRAKSVAIVDVAAQSLAGSIEDVGTRPWGIGISADGRQLYTANGPSGDVAIIDAASGRVDAKIAVGGSPWGIAVTSK is encoded by the coding sequence ATGCGCATGTCATCCCTGCGGGGATCGCTGTGGCCGCTGCTGGGCGTCGCCGCCCTGCTGGCGGCGTGCAACCGCTCTCCCGCGCCTCAGCAGTCAGCAGCCACGCCAGCTCCCGCGCCGGCCGCGGCACCAGCCGCCGGACCGCGCGTGTACGTCACCGACGAAACCGGCAGCCGCGTCGTCGTCATCGATCCGGCCAGCCGGCAGGTCGTTCGCAGCATCGACGTCGGCAAGCGGCCGCGCGGGATCGCCGTCTCGCGCGACGGGCGCCTGATCTACGTCGCCTTGTCGGGATCGCCGATCGCCGGCCCGGGCGTGGACGAATCCAAGCTGCCGCCGGCCGATCGGGCCGCGGACGGCATCGGCGTGATCGATCTGGCCAGCGGCACGCTGGTGCGGAAGTATCAGAGCGGCCAGGATCCGGAAACATTCGCGCTGTCGAACGACGGGCGGATGATGTTCATCTCGAACGAAGAGACGGCGGAACTGTCCGCGCTCGATCTCGAGAGCGGCGCGATCAAGGCGCGCGTGAAGATCGGCGAGGAGCCGGAGGGGGTCACGATCAGGCCGGACGGCCGGATCGTCTATGTGACGTGCGAAGGCACCAACGAGGTCGTCGGCGTCGACGTGGCGACGCTGAAGGTGGTGGCGCACGTTCCCACCGGGCCGCGGCCGCGGTCGATCGCCTTCGATCGCGAGGGGCGGACCGGCTTCGTGACCGCGGAAAACGCCGCCTCGATCACCATCTTCGACGCCGCGACGCACACGGTCACGAAGACGCTGCAGATTCCGAAGGCGCCGGCGAACCCGATCCCGGCGCGGCCCATGGGCCAGGTCCTCTCCCCTGACGGCGCCCGGCTGTTCGTGACGCTCGGCCGCGCGAAGTCGGTGGCGATCGTGGACGTGGCGGCGCAGTCGCTGGCCGGGTCGATCGAGGATGTGGGCACGCGCCCGTGGGGGATCGGCATCAGCGCCGACGGCCGGCAGCTCTACACCGCGAACGGGCCGTCGGGCGATGTCGCGATCATCGACGCGGCGTCGGGGAGGGTCGACGCGAAGATCGCCGTGGGCGGCAGCCCCTGGGGCATCGCCGTGACGAGCAAGTAG
- a CDS encoding septum formation initiator family protein, producing the protein MYFLSVSGTFPLDVHATHIYSRELPSWPVVPRRRAHRFWSQLLLFAASVLLVNGLIGERGWLATARARRAYAAAAQELAQLRHDNQALRERARQLRSDPRAIEAVARGELGLAAAHEIVVTVRTVTPGAR; encoded by the coding sequence TTGTACTTTCTCTCCGTCTCTGGTACCTTCCCGCTCGACGTGCACGCCACCCACATCTACTCGCGCGAATTGCCGTCCTGGCCGGTCGTGCCCCGACGGCGGGCGCATCGCTTCTGGTCGCAGCTCCTGCTGTTCGCGGCGTCGGTGCTGCTGGTCAACGGCCTGATCGGCGAGCGGGGCTGGCTGGCGACGGCCAGGGCGCGGCGCGCGTATGCGGCGGCGGCGCAGGAGCTCGCGCAGCTGCGCCACGACAACCAGGCGCTCCGCGAGCGCGCGCGGCAGTTGCGCAGCGACCCCCGCGCGATCGAGGCCGTTGCCCGCGGCGAGCTCGGCCTCGCCGCCGCGCACGAGATCGTCGTCACGGTTCGTACGGTGACCCCGGGCGCCCGTTAG